A genomic segment from Gossypium hirsutum isolate 1008001.06 chromosome D04, Gossypium_hirsutum_v2.1, whole genome shotgun sequence encodes:
- the LOC107899023 gene encoding uncharacterized LOC107899023 — protein MKQGLLLWSPCYLSPPSFHSISLKIPSTKHTPRLAPISASLDSTDTQVQLQQQLSARERRQLRNERRESKSGYSWREEVEERLIKKPKKRYTSWTEELNLDNLAHLGPQWWVVRVSRLRGLETAEVTARVLARNFPNIEFKIYTPAVQEKKRLKNGSISVKPKPLFPGCVFLRCVLNKEIHDFIRECDGVGGFVGSKVGNTKRQINKPRPVSVDDMEAIFRQAKVEQEKADQAFQEEQQGENALMSDKMNIEYNVDSNGVTSSVLDTKPKRQTKKKSDTVVNGAKYSKQLVPGSKVRVLSGNFAEFIGSLKKLNRKTGKATVGFTLFGKETLVDLDVKDVVLETK, from the exons atgaagcagGGCCTTCTTCTATGGAGTCCTTGCTATCTATCTCCACCATCTTTCCACTCAATTTCCCTCAAAATTCCGTCAACCAAACACACTCCGCGACTCGCACCAATCTCTGCTTCTCTTGATTCGACTGACACGCAAGTCCAACTGCAGCAGCAGCTATCAGCCAGGGAGAGAAGGCAGCTTAGAAACGAAAGAAGGGAGAGCAAATCCGGGTACAGCTGGAGAGAAGAAGTTGAAGAGAGGCTCATTAAAAAACCCAAGAAGAGATACACTTCTTGGACTGAGGAACTGAATCTTGATAACTTGGCTCACTTGGGTCCTCAATGGTGGGTGGTTCGAGTCTCCCGGCTTAGAGGTCTCGAGACAGCCGAGGTCACGGCTCGCGTGCTCGCTAGGAACTTCCCGAACATCGAATTTAAG ATATATACTCCAGCTGTTCAGGAGAAGAAGAGATTAAAAAATGGTTCCATATCAGTTAAACCGAAGCCCTTATTTCCTGGTTGTGTTTTCTTAAGATGTGTATTGAACAAAGAGATTCATGACTTCATAAGGGAGTGCGACGGAGTTGGAGGTTTCGTTGGTTCAAAGGTTGGGAATAC AAAAAGACAAATAAACAAACCTAGGCCGGTTTCTGTTGATGACATGGAGGCAATCTTCAGGCAGGCAAAGGTGGAACAAGAAAAAGCTGATCAAGCATTTCAGGAGGAACAGCAAGGAGAAAATGCTCTCATGTCTGATAAGATGAATATAGAATATAATGTAGATTCCAATGGTGTTACAAGCTCCGTTTTGGACACTAAGCCAAAACGACAAACTAAAAAGAAGTCTGATACTGTAGTAAATGGAGCAAAGTATTCTAAGCAACTAGTCCCAGGTTCAAAGGTTCGCGTATTGTCTGGGAACTTTGCTGAATTTATTGGCAGCCTTAAGAAATTGAACCGCAAAACTGGAAAG GCAACTGTGGGATTTACACTATTCGGGAAAGAAACCTTAGTAGATCTAGATGTCAAGGATGTTGTACTGGAAACAAAATGA
- the LOC107899024 gene encoding L-type lectin-domain containing receptor kinase VIII.2 gives MAIFFFSNYLTALTCLVFFSKILAADQSSSFSFKSFGKDPKFESNIALYGDAHVGNDGSWVQLTNSVSCSAGAVMYKKPIKLVQGKVRKLASFSTYFSFSMSHKNGDGLAFIMVPSSFKVDVSGNSTFGISLGLEKNNKSGIVAVEFDTFRDAKHGDLNENHVGIDVGSLASVKARNLSSLNLVLSNGEKLHSWIDYEASSKRLEIRLSQSSSTRPDDPLLSYSIDLSKLWNDEQVFVGLSSSNGNSSQTCFIHLWSFKLRQVPNWMHSQPLDPEAITKNPKPLTTPHKSSKCFWKVLVVFVFGGACGALTASCVLYLWNMFGDRRPVVPEECGAEGVDFEYNKVKVVVVDNAVKDGKK, from the coding sequence ATGGCCATTTTCTTCTTTTCCAACTACCTCACAGCCCTCACTTGTCTTGTTTTCTTCTCCAAAATCTTAGCTGCAGATCAAAgttcttccttttctttcaaAAGTTTTGGTAAAGATCCAAAATTTGAGTCCAATATTGCTTTATATGGGGATGCACATGTTGGTAATGATGGGTCTTGGGTTCAACTTACTAACTCAGTGAGTTGTAGTGCTGGGGCAGTTATGTACAAGAAACCCATCAAGCTTGTTCAAGGTAAAGTAAGGAAACTTGCTTCTTTTTCAACCTACTTTTCCTTCTCCATGTCTCATAAAAATGGTGATGGTTTGGCTTTTATTATGGTTCCTAGTAGTTTTAAAGTTGATGTATCGGGAAATAGTACGTTTGGGATTTCTCTTGGATTGGAAAAAAACAACAAAAGCGGTATTGTTGCTGTAGAATTTGATACCTTCAGAGATGCCAAGCATGGTGATTTGAATGAAAACCATGTGGGCATTGATGTGGGTAGCCTTGCATCAGTTAAAGCTAGAAATTTATCCTCTCTCAATTTGGTACTAAGCAATGGAGAAAAATTACATTCGTGGATTGATTATGAAGCAAGTTCTAAGAGACTAGAGATTAGGTTGAGTCAATCTAGTAGTACCAGGCCAGATGATCCCTTGCTTTCATACTCAATCGACTTGTCAAAACTATGGAATGATGAACAAGTGTTTGTGGGCTTAAGTTCTTCAAATGGCAACTCTTCGCAGACATGCTTTATTCACTTATGGAGTTTTAAGCTAAGGCAGGTTCCTAATTGGATGCATTCCCAACCACTTGATCCTGAAGCTATTACAAAAAATCCCAAACCTCTTACAACACCGCACAAGAGTAGCAAATGTTTTTGGAAAGTGCTTGTTGTGTTTGTCTTCGGCGGTGCTTGTGGAGCCTTGACAGCTTCTTGCGTGCTATACCTATGGAACATGTTTGGTGATAGGCGACCTGTGGTGCCTGAAGAGTGTGGTGCAGAAGGTGTGGATTTCGAGTACAACAAGGTCAAAGTAGTAGTAGTAGACAACGCTGTCAAAGATGGCAAGAAGTAA
- the LOC107899026 gene encoding heme-binding-like protein At3g10130, chloroplastic: MGMVFGKITVETPKYEVVQSSADYEIRKYPPAVAAEVTYDPSQFKGNKDGGFSLLANYIGALGNTQNAKPEKIAMTAPVITKSPGNESEKIPMTAPVVTKGDNNNMVTMQFLLPATYKTAEEAPKPLDERVVIKEEGERKYGVVKFGGVATDKVVEEKVENLKKSLERDGYKVIGQFLLARYNPPWTLPAFRTNEVMLPVE; encoded by the coding sequence ATGGGTATGGTTTTTGGTAAGATCACAGTGGAAACACCAAAGTATGAAGTGGTTCAATCCTCGGCTGACTATGAAATCCGAAAATACCCACCTGCAGTTGCAGCTGAAGTCACATACGATCCATCTCAGTTCAAGGGGAATAAAGATGGTGGCTTTTCGTTGTTGGCAAATTACATCGGTGCTTTAGGCAATACCCAAAATGCAAAACCTGAAAAGATTGCAATGACAGCTCCAGTGATAACTAAATCACCTGGAAATGAAAGTGAAAAGATTCCCATGACTGCTCCTGTGGTGACAAAGGGTGACAACAATAACATGGTTACCATGCAATTCCTATTGCCGGCGACGTATAAGACAGCGGAGGAAGCACCGAAGCCGTTGGATGAGAGGGTGGTGATAAAGGAAGAAGGGGAGAGGAAATATGGGGTGGTGAAGTTTGGAGGAGTGGCGACGGATAAGGTGGTGGAAGAGAAGGTGGAGAATCTGAAGAAAAGCTTGGAGAGAGATGGGTACAAGGTGATTGGCCAGTTCTTGTTGGCGAGGTATAATCCTCCATGGACTTTACCTGCTTTCAGGACTAATGAAGTCATGTTACCCGTCGAGTGA
- the LOC107899027 gene encoding protein transport protein yos1: MGFWTLVEGLLLFANALAILNEDRFLGPRRWTLAEFQGGRNTLKGQIVGLIHACQFLRLPLILFNIITIVVKLVSG, translated from the coding sequence ATGGGGTTCTGGACATTGGTAGAAGGATTGCTGCTATTTGCCAATGCATTAGCAATACTGAATGAAGATAGATTCCTTGGTCCAAGAAGATGGACTTTAGCAGAATTTCAAGGAGGAAGAAACACTCTCAAGGGGCAGATAGTTGGGCTCATACATGCATGTCAATTCCTCAGACTACCACTTATCCTTTTCAATATCATCACTATTGTAGTAAAGTTAGTCTCTGGTTGA